A genomic stretch from Terriglobales bacterium includes:
- a CDS encoding sigma 54-interacting transcriptional regulator, which produces MSNVSSSPLNSSLDGTPPDELVFGTTPTMRMVRDRLDKMAKAQVPVLIEGESGTGKEIIARLIHTRSDWAYGPFVKVNCPAIPGTLLESELFGYEKGAFTGAYGAKPGRVEMANRGSLFMDEISELDPSLQAKLLQLLQDGQFCRIGSQADTRVEVRFICATNRDLGREIEAGTFRQDLFYRINVVNLHLPPLRERREDIPRLVDYFLEVYNRRFNRAARPLSPDLMHMLVDYHWPGNIRELENLVKRYVILESEDSVTSELSVRPQEAVPADFSVSGPISLKKVTRQATRDLERKIILKVLQEHNWNRKQAARHLNISYRALLYKIRDAGLPSSRSRMPDAAEPAAD; this is translated from the coding sequence ATGTCTAATGTGAGCTCCAGCCCGCTGAACTCCAGCCTTGACGGGACGCCGCCGGACGAGCTGGTCTTTGGGACTACGCCGACCATGCGCATGGTGCGCGACCGGCTAGACAAGATGGCCAAGGCTCAGGTCCCGGTATTGATTGAGGGCGAGAGCGGCACCGGCAAGGAGATCATTGCACGCCTCATCCACACCCGTTCGGACTGGGCTTACGGGCCGTTCGTGAAGGTCAATTGTCCGGCCATCCCCGGGACGCTGCTGGAAAGTGAACTGTTCGGCTACGAGAAAGGCGCGTTCACCGGGGCCTATGGCGCCAAGCCGGGCCGGGTGGAGATGGCGAATCGCGGTTCGCTGTTCATGGATGAGATTTCCGAGCTGGATCCCAGCCTGCAGGCCAAGCTGCTGCAGCTGCTGCAGGACGGCCAGTTCTGCCGAATCGGCTCGCAGGCGGACACGCGAGTGGAAGTTCGGTTTATCTGCGCCACCAACCGCGACCTGGGAAGAGAAATCGAGGCGGGTACCTTCCGGCAAGACCTTTTCTATCGCATCAACGTGGTGAACCTGCACCTGCCACCGCTGCGAGAGCGCCGCGAGGACATCCCGCGGCTCGTCGACTACTTCCTGGAAGTCTATAACCGCAGGTTCAACCGCGCGGCGCGGCCCCTCTCGCCGGACCTCATGCACATGCTGGTGGACTACCACTGGCCGGGCAACATTCGTGAGCTGGAGAACCTGGTGAAACGGTACGTCATCCTGGAGTCGGAGGATTCCGTCACCAGTGAACTCTCGGTTCGGCCGCAGGAAGCCGTGCCGGCTGATTTTTCCGTCAGTGGGCCCATCTCGCTGAAGAAGGTCACGCGCCAAGCCACCCGCGATCTGGAACGGAAGATCATCCTGAAGGTGCTACAAGAACACAACTGGAACCGGAAGCAGGCGGCGCGTCACCTGAACATCAGCTATCGCGCCTTGCTCTACAAGATCCGCGACGCCGGGCTGCCTTCCAGCCGGTCGCGCATGCCGGACGCCGCTGAACCCGCTGCCGACTAG
- a CDS encoding XrtA system polysaccharide deacetylase: MNETDDLNALSVDVEEHFQVEAFADRISPEMWSAFPSRVAQNTERVLDLLASSGRKATFFILGYVAERSPELVRRIAEAGHEVACHGYWHKRVNTMTPEQFRDDLRRSKAAVESAAGVKVSGYRAPTFSMTRESLWALEILAEEGFHYDSSVFPVRHDLYGVPDAPRAVYRWQCNDGRELYEIPPLTLHFLGFNLAAGGGGYLRILPMWFTRWAMRQAQREQRPAVIYFHPWELDPSQPRLPGSWKSRFRHYRNLEKMEARLRGLMQDRKFVTLRQLLDQQKGSPSMPTFTPAEIGGGGRFHSAP; this comes from the coding sequence ATGAACGAAACCGACGACCTGAATGCGTTGAGCGTGGACGTGGAAGAGCACTTTCAGGTCGAGGCTTTTGCGGATCGCATAAGCCCCGAGATGTGGTCCGCCTTTCCCAGCCGCGTAGCTCAGAACACCGAACGCGTCCTCGATCTTCTGGCCTCCAGCGGCCGGAAGGCCACGTTCTTCATCCTGGGATATGTTGCCGAGCGCTCGCCCGAGCTCGTTCGACGCATCGCCGAGGCCGGGCATGAGGTGGCCTGTCATGGTTACTGGCACAAGCGGGTCAACACCATGACCCCGGAACAGTTCCGCGACGATTTGCGCCGGTCGAAGGCCGCGGTGGAGAGTGCCGCCGGGGTGAAGGTCAGCGGCTACCGGGCCCCAACGTTTTCCATGACACGTGAGTCGCTGTGGGCCCTGGAGATCTTGGCGGAAGAAGGATTTCACTATGACTCCAGCGTCTTTCCGGTCCGCCACGATCTCTACGGCGTCCCCGATGCCCCCAGGGCGGTGTATCGCTGGCAATGCAACGATGGACGGGAACTTTATGAGATTCCGCCTTTGACACTGCATTTTCTCGGGTTCAATCTGGCGGCCGGCGGCGGCGGTTACCTGCGCATTCTGCCGATGTGGTTCACTCGCTGGGCCATGCGTCAGGCCCAACGGGAACAGCGGCCGGCGGTCATCTACTTTCATCCTTGGGAACTGGACCCGTCCCAACCCAGGCTTCCTGGAAGCTGGAAGTCACGCTTCCGCCACTATCGCAATCTGGAAAAGATGGAAGCCCGCCTGCGGGGATTGATGCAGGACCGCAAGTTCGTCACCCTGCGTCAGCTTCTCGACCAACAGAAGGGTTCCCCAAGCATGCCTACCTTCACGCCGGCGGAGATTGGCGGGGGAGGTCGATTCCACTCCGCGCCGTGA